GGAATGTGGCGCAGCCCAAGCGAGGCCGCAAGTGCCGAAGCGCAGCGATTCGCCGCTGTTATGCGAAGTAAAACTGATATTCAATTTAATTTATTATATATATTTAGAAGAGCTTTATATTTATTAGCAGTCATAAGCATAATTTCTTCATTTGTCATTGAATCGAATTTCTTCATATTTGAATAGGGAATCGTATCAAGAAAAGCGGAAAAATCCGAATTACATTCCAAACTTTCATTCCAAGCCAGATTTTTAGAAGAAATACAATCTTGCCTTAATTTACATGCGTTATCTAGGGGATCTTCGTATATAGGACAAGTATTGTAAATTGTTAAATTTGGTTTATTTCTACAATAGCATCCATAATTTATGTTTGAAAAAGTATTATTCCATTCTTCTTCAAATTCCTTTCTAAATTTAATATTCTTTGTTTCTGTTTTTATTTTTTCTATTAGAATTTGATATTCATCACAAAATACTGTATCATCGAAACAGATTTTTATAAGATCTTCATTGTTATTAATTTTATTTTTACGATTTTCCTCAAATTCTTTTATTTCTTTATCTTGAGACGCACACACTTTTTCAATTTTTAAAGTTAACTTTTGGTGTTCCTTTCTTTCAATTTCTTTAATCTTTTCATCTTCTCTAAAGCTAGGGTTCACCAGATAAACAATCC
This is a stretch of genomic DNA from Leptospira terpstrae serovar Hualin str. LT 11-33 = ATCC 700639. It encodes these proteins:
- a CDS encoding glycine/betaine ABC transporter permease translates to MVYLVNPSFREDEKIKEIERKEHQKLTLKIEKVCASQDKEIKEFEENRKNKINNNEDLIKICFDDTVFCDEYQILIEKIKTETKNIKFRKEFEEEWNNTFSNINYGCYCRNKPNLTIYNTCPIYEDPLDNACKLRQDCISSKNLAWNESLECNSDFSAFLDTIPYSNMKKFDSMTNEEIMLMTANKYKALLNIYNKLN